One genomic region from Streptomyces sp. NBC_01304 encodes:
- a CDS encoding acyl-CoA thioesterase yields MTDSAEATSAAPNPAERLVDLLDLEQIEVNIFRGRSPQESLQRVFGGQVAGQALIAAGRTTDGDRPVHSLHAYFLRPGHPGVPIVYQVERVRDGRSFTTRRVTAVQQGRTIFNLTASFHQPEEGSIEHQLPPRLTAPDPESLPKVTDEIREHLGALPEQLERMARRQPFDIRYVDRLRWSSDEVKAAEPRSAVWMRAVGNLGDDQLIHTCALTYASDMTLLDAVRIPVEPLWGPRGFDMASLDHAMWFHRPFRADEWFLYDQESPIATGGRGLARGRIYDREGRLLVSCVQEGLFRPYDARDKGGTP; encoded by the coding sequence ATGACTGATTCCGCCGAGGCCACCTCCGCCGCGCCGAATCCCGCCGAAAGGCTCGTCGATCTGCTCGACCTGGAGCAGATCGAGGTCAACATCTTCCGTGGCCGCAGCCCGCAGGAGTCCCTGCAGCGCGTCTTCGGCGGACAGGTCGCCGGCCAGGCGCTCATCGCCGCGGGCCGCACCACCGACGGGGACCGGCCGGTGCACTCGCTGCACGCGTACTTCCTGCGCCCGGGCCACCCCGGGGTGCCGATCGTGTACCAGGTCGAACGGGTGCGGGACGGGCGCTCCTTCACCACCCGCCGGGTCACCGCGGTGCAGCAGGGCCGCACGATCTTCAATCTGACCGCCTCCTTTCATCAGCCGGAAGAGGGGAGCATCGAGCACCAACTGCCGCCGCGGCTGACCGCGCCGGACCCCGAGTCGCTGCCGAAAGTCACCGACGAGATCCGTGAGCATCTGGGCGCGCTGCCCGAGCAGTTGGAGCGCATGGCCCGCCGTCAGCCGTTCGACATCCGCTATGTCGACCGGCTGCGCTGGAGCTCCGACGAGGTCAAGGCCGCCGAGCCGCGCAGCGCCGTATGGATGCGCGCCGTCGGCAACCTCGGTGACGACCAGCTGATCCACACCTGCGCGCTGACGTACGCCAGCGACATGACGCTCCTCGACGCCGTACGCATCCCGGTCGAGCCCCTGTGGGGCCCGCGCGGCTTCGACATGGCCTCGCTCGACCACGCGATGTGGTTCCACCGTCCCTTCCGTGCCGACGAATGGTTCCTCTACGACCAGGAGTCCCCGATCGCGACGGGCGGCCGGGGCCTGGCCCGGGGCCGCATCTATGACCGCGAAGGGCGGCTCCTCGTCTCGTGCGTGCAGGAGGGCTTGTTCCGTCCGTACGACGCGCGGGACAAGGGCGGCACTCCTTGA
- a CDS encoding DUF6397 family protein, with the protein MAASAGTHTPVESYATGRAARELELKRGEFELAVQLGCVRTVAGEESGRRRVTRTELDRLRAADGFPGTLRERVRMVGTAQGAELLGVSTGRFTRLARAGLLVPVKWYLNRYRAVVWLYLADDVGQFADANAALLTGQAPETMRSRLAAGEDLRARNWRARRCGFLLKTAGDSWERAAVAASMLDTIQVAELVPDPYERAELRRLQPDPFGTPSRPDSAAAQATARILYADAPDEIRWLRAVLGLELDAARQERAAPRPMGDRTVRVAASGTAVVTDGVPGTHDEAGGRVAALCPDGGADPAPRPRPADRGGRVAGPASVEGVDRVAGQCSGGGGEDRAVGRRPAAEVGPVTEPRLPAAADSMDRPRPLRAPDGQVAKAARSANTPAPRSLLRRFRRRPRPALDRCVRRAVT; encoded by the coding sequence ATGGCTGCAAGTGCAGGCACCCACACGCCAGTTGAGTCGTACGCCACCGGGCGCGCGGCCAGAGAACTGGAACTCAAGCGCGGCGAGTTCGAACTGGCCGTACAACTCGGCTGCGTCCGTACCGTCGCAGGCGAGGAGAGCGGACGGCGCCGCGTCACCAGGACCGAACTCGACCGGCTGCGTGCGGCGGACGGCTTTCCCGGCACCCTGCGCGAGCGGGTCCGCATGGTCGGCACGGCGCAGGGCGCCGAGCTCCTCGGCGTGAGCACGGGGCGCTTCACCCGGCTGGCCCGGGCCGGTCTGCTGGTGCCGGTGAAGTGGTATCTGAATCGCTACAGGGCTGTGGTCTGGCTCTATCTCGCCGACGACGTGGGGCAGTTCGCCGATGCCAACGCCGCGCTGCTCACCGGACAGGCCCCGGAGACGATGCGCAGCCGGCTCGCGGCGGGGGAGGACCTGCGGGCCAGGAATTGGCGGGCGCGGCGCTGCGGGTTCCTGCTGAAGACGGCCGGGGACTCGTGGGAGCGGGCGGCCGTCGCGGCCTCGATGCTCGACACGATCCAGGTCGCCGAGCTCGTGCCGGATCCCTATGAACGCGCCGAGTTGCGCCGACTGCAGCCAGATCCGTTCGGCACGCCCAGCAGGCCCGATTCAGCCGCCGCTCAGGCCACCGCGAGGATCTTGTACGCGGACGCTCCGGACGAGATCCGCTGGCTGCGGGCGGTGCTCGGCCTGGAACTCGACGCGGCACGCCAGGAACGGGCCGCGCCTCGGCCCATGGGGGACCGCACGGTCCGGGTGGCCGCCTCCGGCACGGCCGTCGTGACGGACGGCGTGCCCGGGACGCACGACGAGGCGGGCGGCCGAGTGGCCGCGCTGTGCCCGGATGGCGGGGCCGATCCAGCGCCGCGGCCCCGCCCGGCTGACCGGGGCGGGCGAGTGGCAGGGCCGGCTTCGGTCGAGGGGGTCGATCGTGTGGCCGGGCAGTGCTCCGGCGGCGGGGGTGAGGACCGTGCGGTCGGGCGTCGCCCGGCCGCCGAGGTCGGCCCCGTGACGGAGCCACGCCTGCCCGCCGCGGCCGACTCCATGGACCGCCCCCGCCCTCTCCGGGCGCCGGACGGCCAGGTGGCCAAGGCCGCGAGGAGCGCCAACACCCCTGCGCCGCGCTCCCTGTTGCGGCGCTTCCGGCGCAGGCCCCGCCCCGCTCTGGACCGGTGTGTCCGCCGTGCGGTGACGTAA
- a CDS encoding PPOX class F420-dependent oxidoreductase: MAQKMTEDEWHAFVSHGTRTAKLSTVRADGSPHIAPIWFLLDGNDLVFNTAKESVKGRNLARDGRVSLCVDDDRPPFAFVVIRGQAELVEELAEVRHWAGRIAARYMGEERAEEYGERNGVPGELLVRVRIEKVLAQGGVAD, from the coding sequence ATGGCACAGAAGATGACCGAGGACGAATGGCATGCCTTCGTCTCGCACGGCACCCGCACCGCGAAACTCTCCACCGTACGGGCCGACGGCTCGCCGCACATCGCACCGATCTGGTTCCTGCTCGACGGGAACGACCTCGTCTTCAACACTGCGAAGGAGTCGGTCAAGGGCCGCAATCTGGCCCGCGACGGGCGGGTGTCGCTGTGCGTGGACGACGACCGGCCGCCGTTCGCGTTCGTGGTGATCCGCGGGCAGGCCGAGCTGGTGGAGGAGCTGGCCGAGGTCCGGCACTGGGCGGGCCGGATCGCGGCCCGGTACATGGGCGAGGAGCGCGCCGAGGAGTACGGCGAGCGCAATGGCGTACCCGGTGAACTGCTCGTCCGCGTACGGATCGAGAAGGTACTGGCCCAAGGGGGCGTGGCCGACTGA
- a CDS encoding GTP-binding protein: MGSERSESTVGEPAALALKILVAGGFGVGKTTLVGAVSEIRPLRTEEQLSELGESVDDTVGVARKTTTTVAMDFGRITIRSGLSLYLFGTPGQDRFWFLWDELSQGALGAVVLADTRRLEDCFPAVDFFEHRHIPFVVAVNCFAGARTYGAQDVSRALDLDRGTPVVLCDARDRDSGKEVLIRLVEYAGRMHTARLLDSVG; encoded by the coding sequence ATGGGCTCCGAGCGCTCTGAGAGCACGGTCGGCGAACCCGCCGCCCTTGCGCTGAAGATTCTGGTCGCGGGCGGCTTCGGGGTGGGCAAGACCACCCTGGTCGGCGCGGTCAGTGAAATCCGCCCCCTTCGTACGGAGGAACAACTCAGCGAACTGGGCGAATCGGTGGACGACACCGTCGGTGTCGCCCGCAAGACCACCACCACCGTCGCCATGGACTTCGGCCGGATCACCATCAGGTCGGGCCTGTCGCTCTACCTCTTCGGCACGCCCGGTCAGGACCGCTTCTGGTTCCTCTGGGACGAACTGTCGCAGGGCGCACTCGGCGCCGTCGTCCTCGCGGACACCCGGCGGCTCGAGGACTGCTTCCCCGCGGTGGACTTCTTCGAGCACCGGCACATCCCCTTCGTGGTGGCCGTCAACTGCTTCGCAGGGGCGCGCACCTACGGCGCTCAGGATGTCTCCCGCGCCCTCGACCTCGACCGGGGAACACCGGTCGTGCTGTGTGACGCACGCGACCGGGATTCGGGAAAGGAAGTGCTGATACGACTCGTCGAGTACGCCGGGCGGATGCACACCGCCCGGCTGCTCGACTCGGTCGGCTGA
- a CDS encoding roadblock/LC7 domain-containing protein, with amino-acid sequence MVQGTGLGWLLDDLTQRVEHVRHALVLSNDGLVTGASTSLPREDAEHLAAVASGLHSLAKGSGRHFAAGGVRQTMIEFDEAVLFVTAAGDGSCLCVLSSSDADIGQVAYEMTLLVNRVGEHLKVGARQPQRTPVIDL; translated from the coding sequence ATGGTGCAAGGCACGGGACTTGGCTGGCTGCTGGACGATCTGACCCAGCGGGTGGAGCACGTACGGCACGCGCTGGTCCTTTCCAACGACGGACTGGTGACCGGCGCGAGCACGAGCCTGCCACGCGAGGACGCCGAACATCTGGCGGCGGTCGCCTCCGGACTGCACAGCCTCGCCAAGGGGTCGGGGCGCCACTTCGCAGCGGGCGGCGTACGCCAGACCATGATCGAGTTCGATGAGGCGGTGCTGTTCGTGACGGCGGCCGGCGACGGCAGCTGTCTGTGCGTCCTGAGCTCGTCGGACGCGGACATCGGGCAGGTGGCCTACGAGATGACGCTGCTCGTCAATCGCGTCGGCGAGCACCTCAAAGTCGGGGCACGGCAGCCGCAGCGAACGCCGGTGATAGACCTCTGA
- a CDS encoding tetratricopeptide repeat protein: MTTDDRSGRLAEAVRLREAGRREEARVLLVALGEEFPDDPDVAYQAAWVHDTLGLEAEAVPYYRRAVGVPGLSDEDRAGALLGLGSTYRVLGQYPQAVETLTAAVAEFPDDGALRTFLAMSLYNSGRTHDAMELLLKLLAATSSDPGIAGYRAAIEHYAADLDATQ, encoded by the coding sequence TTGACCACGGACGACCGGAGCGGCCGGCTGGCCGAGGCCGTGCGGCTGCGGGAGGCCGGGCGCCGCGAGGAGGCCCGGGTGCTGCTCGTCGCGCTCGGCGAGGAGTTCCCCGACGACCCCGACGTCGCCTACCAAGCCGCCTGGGTGCACGACACGCTCGGCCTGGAGGCCGAGGCGGTGCCGTACTACCGGCGGGCCGTCGGCGTTCCCGGCCTGTCCGACGAGGACCGCGCCGGGGCGCTGCTCGGGCTCGGCTCGACCTACCGGGTGCTCGGGCAGTACCCGCAGGCCGTCGAGACCCTCACCGCGGCCGTCGCCGAATTCCCGGACGACGGAGCTCTTCGGACGTTCCTCGCGATGTCCCTGTACAACTCCGGCCGCACGCACGACGCGATGGAGCTGCTGCTGAAGCTGCTCGCGGCCACCAGCAGCGATCCGGGCATCGCCGGATACCGCGCGGCGATCGAGCACTACGCCGCGGACCTCGACGCGACGCAGTAG